The segment CAGCCTCTCAACCGGCAGGAGATACCGCATGTTGACGGGGCGACTGGTGTGATTGCGGAAGGAAAGGGACGAAGCGGGGCTTTACTGAATGATTCGGGCGACGATCGAGGGAAGATCTCAAGATCGAGTGGCTTTTGCCCCGTATGCCGGAGAACTCGCCCGAGGCGGGAGGAGCGCGCGAGGGGGCGTCGCGAGTGGCAGGGATCACATCGGCCGGGCGCGTGAGCAGGGCGGTCGCGGGTACGGAGCACCCCCCGAGTTCGTGTAAAGTTCTTCAGGTCAGCACGCGCCGCTAGCTCAGTTGGTTAGAGCAGCTGACTCTTAATCAGCGGGTCCGGGGTTCGAGTCCCTGGCGGCGCACGACACACTGAGGCCCCTCGCCATGCGAGGGGCCTCAGTCGTATGTCCGGCCGCATGGAGGCCGGGGACGCAAGATCGCCCGCCAGGGTGGAACGTTTGTGCGAGGTGCGCTGACGTCGTACGCCGCACGCCGCACGCCGCGCACCGCATGCCACTCGCCGCATGCCGCATGCCGCGACGAGCCGCCTCTTGGAGAACGGGGCCGCCCCCTAAGGGCCATCCATCGACACCGCCGGACGGCTCACCGCGTCGCGTCCGCCCCCACGCGAAGCCGGACACCGTGCCACCGGACCCGCCGCGCTGTCGAGGGGGCGGCGCGGGCGCCGGGGGTCCTGGGCCCGACGTTCAGCCAATTCCCCGTACTGGCAAGTTACTTATGGGGACTCGGCGGTTCATGCCGAATCCGTCGCGGATCTGCCCATCCCCTGTTTTGCGGGTGAATTCCTTCAGATACTGTTCCAAATCGCACGCAGAGCCACAAAGGTGCCTGCCGGCCTCTACCGCCGTGCCGCCTCGAAGCGCAAATCGTGCCGTCCTGCGCGTCCGAATCCGCCGACTCTCCTTATTGCATTGCCAGTTGCCGACGGACTTTTACGAACGAGCGGCGTCGCCTTTACCGGAAGGGTAACTCTGCGCTTACGGAGCATGCTATTCCAGTTATTGAGACACCAGCTGTCAACAAGCCGGAAATCGGCTGCTGTTCCAGGTCAAAGCACTGCTCCCGATGCCATAGGGCGTCCGGATATTGCCTCTTCCGGTGTCCGTACCTTGTGTTGCATCTTGCAATCGGCTCGACCGTTCGGCACTCTGACCTGGGAACTCGGTCCAAATGCGGGCGGGGTTCCCAGGATTGGGAAGAAAGGGATACGCCGGTTGGCGTGATGTGAACGCGGGGACCCCACTGCTTGGCAGGATTACGGGGCGTTCCTCACACCACCGGAACATGGCCGTCACCGTCACACGGCACGGACGGCCGAGACCAGTGAGCCCGAGACGGTCGAGGGGACCGGGAAATCGGGCTATCAGCACACGGCACGCAGCCAGTTGCGTGCGGGGGGATGGGCCCATGACGTCGCCACCTGAGGGTGCCCGGCCGCAGCACACGTACGATTCGTCCGCCACCGCGCGCCTGCGGGTGCCACGTCAGCACCGGCAGCGGCGCACCCCGCGCAAGCCGCTGCCGCGCTACGACTACGAGCACTACAGCAGACTCGCCGGGCCGCTCACCCAGCCCGACCCGGACAAGCCGTACAAGGTCCGCTATCGCTCACTGCTCGCCGACGAGCCGCACCGCATCCGGGCCGCGCTGCTGCTCGGTGCCGCGCCGCTGCTCTCGTTCGGGCTGCTGATCTGGCTGATGCAGCCGAACCACTGGACCGAACGCGACTACCCCGCCTACGAGTTTCTGCCGGTGCTGGACGGCGTCATGCTGGTCGCGATCGGGCTGATCGAGTTCTTCCGGTGCATGAACGTGCTGTCCAACGCGCATGCCACCCTCGTCGCCCGCGACCCCATACCCGTCATACCCGAGAGCGGCACCCGCGTCGCCTTCCTGACCTCCTTCGTGCCGGGCAAGGAACCGCTGGCCATGGTCACGAAGACGCTGGAGGCGGCGGTCAAGATCCGTCACCGCGGGCTGCTGCACATCTGGCTGCTGGACGAGGGTGACGACCCCGAGGTCAAAGAGGTCTGCCAACGTCTGGGCGTGCACCACTTCTCCCGTAAGGGCATCCCGGAGTGGAACCAGCCCAAGGGGCCGCACCGCGCCAAGACCAAGCACGGCAACTACAACGCCTGGCTGGCGGCGCACGGCGACGACTACGACTACTTCGCCTCCGTCGACACCGACCATGTCCCGCTGCCCAACTACCTGGAGCGGATGCTGGGCTTCTTCCGCGACCCGGACGTGGGCTTCGTCATCGGCCCCCAGGTGTACGGCAATTACGACACCTTCGTCACCAAGGCCGCCGAGTCCCAGCAGTTCCTCTTCCACGCGCTGATCCAGCGGGCCGGCAACCGCTACGGCGCGCCGATGTTCGTCGGCACCTCCAATGCCGTACGCATCAGCGCGCTCAAGCAGATCGGCGGGCTGTACGACTCGATCACCGAGGACATGGCGACCGGGTTCGAGATCCACCGGCACCGCAATCCGCAGACCGGCAAGAAGTGGCGCTCGGTCTACACCCCGGATGTGCTCGCGGTCGGTGAGGGGCCCACGGCCTGGACGGACTTCTTCACCCAGCAGCTGCGCTGGTCCCGCGGGACGTACGAGACGATCCTCAAGCAGTTCTGGAAGGCGCCGTTCACCCTGCCGTTCGGCCGGCTGGTCAACTACACCATGATGGTGATCTTCTACCCGATGTCGGCGCTGAACTGGATCCTGGCGGCGCTGAGCTGTGCGCTGTTCCTGGGTCTCGGCGCCTCGGGTGTGGAGATCGATCCGACGGTGTGGATGATGCTGTACGGCAATGCCTCGGCGCTCCAGATCGGCCTGTACATCTGGAACCGGCGGCACAATGTCTCCCCCCACGAGCCGGAGGGCTCCGGCGGTGTCGCCGGCATGGTGATGTCCGCGCTGTCCGCGCCGATCTACGCCCGGTCGCTGTTCGATGCGGCACTGCGCCGCAAGAGCAAGTTCGTGGTCACGCCGAAGGGCGACTCGTCCAGCCCGGACACGCTCTTCGGGACGTTCCGGGTGCATCTGTTCTTCCTGCTCGTCTTCGGCGGCTCGCTGATCGCCTCGTTCGTGCTGGGGCACAGCCATCCGGCGATGGTCATCTGGGCCGTCCTCGCGATGCTGATCACCGCAGCGCCGATCGTCGCCTGGCGGCGGAGCGTACGCGACGAGAAGCGGAAGCGGAGTGCGGCCGGCGGCGGCAGCTCCGATGCTTCGGGGGGCGGCTCCGGTGCCGTGGCCGGCGGCTCCGATGCCACGGCCGGGAGCGAGGGTTCTTCCGCGACGGCCGTCGGCGGGGGCTCGCCCGCGACGGCCGCTGACCAAGCCGCCGCTCCGGCCGACGGCCGTGCCGCCGACCCGGCCGCCACCACTGAACAGACCATGCAGATCGCCCTTGGGGGACGTCACACATGAAGTACCGTCCGAGCCGTCGCACCCGCAGAGTGGCGATAGCAACGGCGGTGGTGCTCGCGCTGGCCGGGATGAACGGGCCGGCTCTCTATGGCTTCGCCTCGGAGCAGTACCACCAGTACGTGATCAACAAGCCGGAGTACAAGGCGAAGAACGGTCACTGGGATGTCCTCGACGTCCCGCAGAAGTACCGCATCAACACCATCCATGCGGCCCTGCTGCACACCGGAAAGGTGCTGCTGGTCGCGGGCTCCGGCAACAACGCGGCGAATTTCAAGGCCAAGTCGTTCCGTACGGTCCTGTGGGATCCGGAGAAGAACACCTTCAAGAACATCCCCACCCCCAAGGACCTCTTCTGCTCCGGGCACACCCAGCTCCCGGACGGCAAGCTGCTGGTGGCCGGCGGTACCCAGCGCTACGAGAAGCTGAACGGCGATGTGAAGAAGGCCGGCGGCCTCATGATCATCTACAACGAGGACCCGGACGGCCCGAAGACGTTCCCGGCCGGCACGCTCTTCACCGGCAAGGAGAACGGCAAGACCTTCGCCGCCAAGGACCCGGTCGTGGTGCCCCGGGCGAAGAAGGTCACCGACCGGGCAACCGGCAAGGTCACCGTCGTGCACAGCGAGGCCCGGGTCTATGTCGAGGCGCTGAAGGACGGCCCGTCGCACTCCACGGGCACCCAGGACAACTACCGCATCCACGGTCTGACCGGCGCGGACGCCCGTAACTTCTACGGCATCGCGCAGAAGCTGTCCTTCGACAAGAAGGACTTCCAGGGGATCAAGGACAGCTTCGAGTTCGACCCGGTGGCCGAGCGCTATATGCCGGTCGACCCGATGAACGAGGCCCGCTGGTACCCGACGCTCACCACGCTTCAGGACGGCAAGGTGCTGTCCGTCTCCGGACTGGACGAGATCGGGCAGGTGGTCCCCGGCAAGCAGGAGATCTACGACCCGAAGACGAAGAAGTGGCGCTATCTGCCCAAGCGGCGCTTCTTCCCGACCTACCCGGCGCTCTTCCTCACCGACCAGGGCCGGATCTTCTACACCGGCTCCAACGCCGGCTACGGCCCCGACAACATCGGCCGCACGCCCGGCATCTGGGACCTGAAGTCCAACAAGTTCCAGGTCGTGCCCGGGATGAGTGACCCGAAGATCCTGGAGACCTCGATGTCGGTGCTGCTGCCGCCGGCCCAGGAACAGCGGTACATGGTGCTGGGCGGCGGCGGGGTCGGCGAGGACCCGAAGGCCACCGACAAGACCCGGATCGTGGATCTGCACGCACCGTCGCCGCGCTTCAAGGACGGTCCGCCGCTGTACGCGAAGGCCCGCTACCCCAGCAGCGTGATCCTTCCGGACGACACCGTGCTGACCACGAACGGCTCCGGTGGCTACCGCGGGCGCAGCGCCTCCAACGTGCTGAAGGCGGAGCTGTACGACCCGGCGGCCAACACCGCCCGGGAGGTGGCCGATCCGCTGGTGGGCCGCAACTACCACTCCGGTGGGCTGCTGCTGCCCGACGGCCGGGTGATGACCTTCGGCTCGGACTCCCTCTACGCCGACAAGGACAACACCAAGCCGGGCGTCTTCCAGCAGCAGATCGACCTCTACACCCCGCCGTACCTCTACGGGAAGTCGCGCCCGAAGCTGACGGCCGGGGCGGCGAAGACGCTCAAGCTCGGCCAGCGCGCGACCTACGGCGCCCCGCACGCCGCCGGCATCAAGAAGATGCGGCTGATGCGGCCCGGCTCGTTCACCCATGTCACCAATGTCGAACAGCGCTCCATCGCGCTGGACTTCACAGTGACGAAGGACGGGAAGGGGGTCACGGTCACCCTGCCGAAGGATCCGTCGCTGGTGCCGCCCGGGTGGTACATGCTCAACGCGGTGGACGGGGAGGGGACTCCGTCGAAGGCGGTGTGGGTGAAGGTCGCGCCCGAGCGGCAGTAGGGATCGGTTGCCGTGACGGCGACCGGGTGGTCGCCGTCACGGCAGGCGCTGGGCGCGGTGGTTACTTCGCGCCGTGGGCCAGGCCGAGGGCGTACTTGGGCCACCAGGTGCCCGCCTTGGGGCCGCCCTTGCAGGTGCCGTCGGACTCGCCGGGACGCTTGATCCACAGGTAGGCGGCTATCTGGGGGTCGTCGGTCTTGGTGGTGGGTGCCGCGCCCAGGGCGCGGCCGGGCGGGTTGCACCAGTTTTCCGGGTCGTCGCCGCCCGGTGCCGGGCCGTTGCCGTTACGGCTGGTGTCGATGACGAAGCGCTTGCCGCCGACCATGGCGGACAGCTTCTTGCCGTACTTCGTGTTCTCCGCGGTGGTCTGGTAGTTGGAGATGTTCAGCGCGAAGCCGTCGGCACGGTCGATACCGGCCCGCTTGAGCGGCTCGACCATCCGGCCCGGGTCCTTGATCCAGTGGGGGTTGCCGGCATCCAGATAGACCTTGGTGCGCGGCAGCGCCTTGAGCTTGCCGACCGCCTCCGTCAGCAGGGCGTAGCGCTCCTCGTGGAACTGCTGCGGGGTGCACTTGTCCGCGATGTGCGGCAGGGCGTCGGGCTCCAGGATGACGGTGGTGGCGCGGTTGCCGATGCCCTTGAGCACGCCGTCCAGCCAGGCGCGGTACGCGTTGCCGTCGGCGGCGCCGCCCTTGGAGTAGCTGCCGCAGTCGCGGTGCGGGATGTTGTAGAGCACCAGCAGCGCCTCACGGTCGGCCTTGGCGGCCGCCTCGGTGAAGCCGCGGGCCTCGCCCTGCGGGTCGTCGACGCCTATCCATTCGGCGACCGGCTGCGTCGCGATCTTGTTGACCAGGCGGGCGTCGCCGGACTTGCCGTCCTTGCCGTACGCGGACACCTGGCGGGCCGCCTTGCTGTCCGGGTTGACCCAGAACGGGGCGACGGACTTGGGGCGTTGGCCGGGTCTGTCCGGCACGCTGCCGTCGCTGTCGCTGTCGGAGCAGCCGGCGAGCAGCAGCAGAGCCAGTGCCCCCACCACCGCCCTCGACGGCGTCGCACCGGCAGGCGCGGAGCGCCGCCGGCCGTCGCGGGATCCGCCCGGCGAACCGACCCCGGCCATCCGTCGCAGATTGCCGTACATCCACTCCCCCCTCGGAGCACGAACACGGAACACGGTCGGCAGGGGACCACCGGCCGCATCCATCGTGGCACACCCCGACTTGCCCGGGTCGGCCTGTGGACGAGCCGCGCACCGAGCGCGGCGCGGGGCGGGGCCGAGGGGGCCGAGCGTTGATGTCGTGCAGGTGCGAGTGCGGCTGCGGGTGCGTCGTGGCCGGTCGCGCAGTTCCCCGCGCCCCTAAGGTGCGCGATGCTCCTGGTAGGACGTCAGGTAGGCGGAGACCACCACGATCACGTGGGTCGACTCGCCGCCGTCCTGCCGGCCGTGGGCGGCGGTGCGGCTGATGTCCTCGGTGATCAGGCGGAGTTCGGAGCGGCCGCGGTCGTGGGCGGCGTAGGCCCGGCGCGGGTCGAAGCGGTGGCGGTCGTAGAGCTGGACGTCCTCGATGGTGAAGCGTGCGGTGCTGCCGTCGGCGCGCTGGATGTCCACCTGCTCCCCCGGCTTGAGCTGGGACAGGCGGTGGAAACCGGCCCGTTGGGCGTCAGGGGCGTGGATGCCCCGGCGGCCGTCTTCCGGGCCTCCGGCGTCCGTACGGGCCACGAGCAGCGCCGCGCCCGCCTCGCCCGGTTGCGGCCCTTCGGCGTACCAGCCGACGGGCTGCGGGGAGGTGTACGGGGGCGGGGCGAGGAGGCCGTCGCCGTCGAGGCCCCGTTCGGTGATGCCGGCCTCCCGTACGCCGAGCGCGTCGATGGTGATCCCGACGGGCCGTGCGGTGGTTGCGGCAGGTACCGGGGCGTGCGCATGCGGAGGCGCCTGCCGGCCCAACGGGCGTCCGGCGGCGGCAACATCACCGGTCGTGGCGAGCTGCGCGGCCACCTCGTCCGCCAGATCCCGGCCCCACAACCACAGCCCCAGCAGCAACACCGCCCAGGCCACACCGCCGAGCAGCCGCCCGGGGCGGTGGGTGGAGGCGGGGCCCGGGCCGGGGCCCGTGCCCGTATGGGCGCCGGAGCCCCTGCCCGTAACGGCGCCGGGGCCCGCAACCGCATCTGGGCCGGGGCCGGGGAAGGCATGGGCGCCCGGTAGGGCAAGGGAGTTGAGCGCCTTACGGGTGCCAGGGGTGCCGGAGGCGCGGGAGGCTCCCGGCCCTCTGGGCGCGGCTGCCACGGTTCTCGTGCCGTCCGCGTTGCCGTCCGGGCCGGATACGCCGGGTCTGGCGGTCACCCCGACCGCACTCGCCCGCCCCTCCTCGTCAGCGCTCATCGGCGTCGCCCCGCCGCTCGCGGCGCAGTCTCAGCCGGAGCCGGAGCAGCTGCCCCGCGATGACCAGGATGGCGCCACCGGCCAGCACCAGACCCACAGCCGAGGTACTGCTCAGCTCACGGCTCGATGCGGCTTGGGATTCTTTGGCGGGGTGGGATTCTTTGGCGGCTTTGGCGGCTCGGGCGGCGTGGGTGGCTCGCGAGGCCCCGGCCCCCTTGGCCGCGTACGCAGCGGCTCCAGCTCTGCCGGTCTCGGCGGCCGGAGCGAGAGAAGCCGGATAGGTGTCGGGCGCGGAGCCGGAGCGGATGTGGCCGGCGCCCACGACCGGGCCCACGACCGGGCTCCCGCCAGTGCGGGTGCGCGGCGCCCCCTCATGGACGGCCACGGATCGCACGACGGCCCGCCCAGCAGTGCCGCCCGTGCCCCGTGAGGCAGGGGTGACCTGGACCGTTGCGGTTCCGGTGGCGCGATCGTCCGCGCCGTACGCGGGTGCCGGCGCCGTCGTCACCGCGCACGCCGCGACCGCGGCACAGAGAGCAAGTTGCCGTGAGCGCATGGTGAACCTCCGATACCTCCGAAGGTCCGCCTACGCGAGCCCGCCCGCATCCGGTGCGGTCCGAGGCTGCGCCGTTCGGGTGGGGCTCCTGGGCCACCGGCGGCCCGCGGCCGGATCAGGCCGCGGACCGGACAGCAGGCCGGTCCGCGGCAGGCCACGCCGGGCCGAACCGGGCAGCGGCCCGGCCCGGGCCACGGGGCAGACCACCACCAGCCCGCTCAGGGCACCGCCCCCCGGTCACACCAAGTCGATGAGATCAGCGATCGAGTCCACCACACGGGAGGGCCGGAACGGGTGCCGGTCGACTTCCTCGGGGCGGGTGAGGCCGGTCAGGACGAGGAAGGTCTCCATGCCCGCCTCCAGGCCGGCCAGCACATCGGTGTCCATCCGGTCGCCGATCATGGCGGAGGTCTCGGAATGGGCGCCGATGACGTTCAGTCCGTGCCGCATCATCAGCGGGTTGGGCTTGCCGACGAAGTACGGGTCGATGCCCGTCGCCTTGGTGATCAGCGCGGCCACCGACCCGGTAGCGGGCAGTGCGCCCTGCGGGGAGGGGCCGGTCTCGTCGGGGTTGGTGGCGATGAACCGGGCGCCGTCGTTGATCAGCCGGATCGCCTTCGTCAGGGCCTCGAAGCTGTAGGTGCGGGTCTCGCCGAGGACCACGTAATCCGGGGAGTGGTCGGTCAGCACGTAGCCGATGTCGTGCAGGGCGGTGGTCAGGCCCGCCTCGCCGATGACGTAGGCGGTGCCGCCGGGCCGCTGGTCGTCCAGGAACTGGGCGGTGGCCAGCGCGGAGGTCCAGATGGACTCCCACGGGACGTCCAGGCCGATGCGGTTCAGCCGGGCGTGCAGATCACGCGGAGTGTAGATGGAGTTGTTGGTCAGGACGAGGAAGGGTTTGCCCGATTCGCGCAGCCGCTTGATGAAGGCCTCCGCCCCGGGAACCGGAATGCCCTCGTGCATCAGGACGCCGTCCATGTCGGTGAGCCATGACTCGATCGGCTTGCGCTCTGCCACTGCCGGACTCCTGCCGTGCGTGAGGACCAGGGGCGCCGACCGCCTCCCGCACGCGCCGCGGACCACACGGGGTAACCCACGCGTCGTACGTACGGCCGACGCCCCCACCCTAAGTCAGCCCCTGTGCCCCTGACCCTGGTGATTCCCTCGGTCTTCGGCCGGCCGGGCAGCGCCCACACCCCGGCTCCCGGCGATCCGCAGCACATCGCGCAGCGCCCTGGCGCACCGTCACCCGTGCGCCGTCCCCCGCAGCGCCGTCACCCGGAGCGCGTCTCCTGCCCGGCGACGACGGGCCCGGCACCCCCGCGCAGTGCGGAGCCGCCCCCGAACAGCGGTGCCAGCACCAGCTCCGCCGCCCCGTCCGCGACCACCTGGGCGCCGCCCCGGGCGAGCGCCACCGGGACCGCGGTCCGGCCGCGGGCGCGGGCCTGGGCGTCGAGGGCCCCGGCCACGCCGGACCGGAACCCGTCGGGGTTCTCCAGTACGGTGCGCCCGCCGAGCAGCACCCGGTCGATGTCCAGCAGCTCGACGAGGTTGGCGGCGCCGGCCCCCAACACCTCGGCCGCGCCCGGCAGATCGCCGCGGGCCACCGCCGCCAGGCACAGCGCCTCGATGCAGCCGCGCCGTCCGCAGCCGCAGCGCGGCCCGTCCCACTGCACGGTCTGGTGCCCGAACTCCCCGGCGCCGGTACGCGGGCCGCGGTAGAGGCTGCCGCCCAGGACGAGCCCCGCGCCCAGGCCGGTGCCCAGATGCAGATAGCCGAACGAGCCGGCGCCGGCCGGCATCCCCTGGGCCAGGCCGAGTGCGGCCGCGTTGGTGTCCTTGTCGAGGACGACGGGCAGGCCGAGGCGTTCGGCGAGCGCGCCCCGCAGCGGGAAGCCGTCCCACCGGGGCACGCCGGTGACCCGGTGCAGAACTCCGGTGGTGTGGTCCAGCGGCCCCGGGCAGGCCACCCCGGCGCCCAGCACCGGCGGCCCGCCGGCCTCCGCGCGCAGCGCCGCGACCTCCCGCGCGGCGGTGTCGAGCACCGGCCCGGCGCCCGCCTCGAAGGCGAGCGGGGCGCGGCGTACGGCGACGGCGGCACCGGTGAGATCGGCGAGTACGGCGATGAGCTCATCGCGGTCCAGGTGCAGTCCGACGGCGTGCCGGGCGCCGGGCACCAGCCGCAGGACGGTGGCGGGCTTCCCGCCCGTGGAGGCGCGGCGCCCCGCCTCGACGGCCAGCCCCTCGGCCCGCAGCCGCGCGGTGATCTTGCTGACGGCCTGGGGAGTCAGCCCGGTCCGCGCGGCGAGCTCCAGCCGGCTGAGCCCCTGCTCACCGGCCGCCCGGAGCAGCCCGAGCACCAGCGCGGCATTGTGGCCACGCAGCGCGGGGAGGTTGGCGCCGGGATTTCCGGTGGCGGCCGGACTTGCGGGGGTGCCCGGGGCCCCAGTGACGGCCGGGCCTCCGGTGATACCCGGCCCTCCGTCGGCGCCCTGCTTCCCGCCCGCGCCCGGACGTCCGGCGCGCCCCGCCGGGGAGATGTCATCGCTGCTCACCCACCCATTGTCCGCATCGCTTGCACTTTGGCAACAGCGTTGCTTAAGTGGAGCTCATGAGCAGCGAGACGAGCGACCCCACCGGCACCGCCGCCCCCCACGGCCCGCTCCGCGTCGGCCTCATCGGCTACGGCCTGGCCGGCTCGGTTTTCCACGCCCCCCTGATCGCGGCCACCGACGGCCTGCGGCTCGACACCGTCTCGACCTCCGATCCGGAGCGACAGGCCCAGGCCCGCGCCGAGCATCCGCAGGTCCGTACGGTCGACACCCCCCAGGCGGT is part of the Streptomyces platensis genome and harbors:
- a CDS encoding glycosyltransferase family 2 protein, which produces MTSPPEGARPQHTYDSSATARLRVPRQHRQRRTPRKPLPRYDYEHYSRLAGPLTQPDPDKPYKVRYRSLLADEPHRIRAALLLGAAPLLSFGLLIWLMQPNHWTERDYPAYEFLPVLDGVMLVAIGLIEFFRCMNVLSNAHATLVARDPIPVIPESGTRVAFLTSFVPGKEPLAMVTKTLEAAVKIRHRGLLHIWLLDEGDDPEVKEVCQRLGVHHFSRKGIPEWNQPKGPHRAKTKHGNYNAWLAAHGDDYDYFASVDTDHVPLPNYLERMLGFFRDPDVGFVIGPQVYGNYDTFVTKAAESQQFLFHALIQRAGNRYGAPMFVGTSNAVRISALKQIGGLYDSITEDMATGFEIHRHRNPQTGKKWRSVYTPDVLAVGEGPTAWTDFFTQQLRWSRGTYETILKQFWKAPFTLPFGRLVNYTMMVIFYPMSALNWILAALSCALFLGLGASGVEIDPTVWMMLYGNASALQIGLYIWNRRHNVSPHEPEGSGGVAGMVMSALSAPIYARSLFDAALRRKSKFVVTPKGDSSSPDTLFGTFRVHLFFLLVFGGSLIASFVLGHSHPAMVIWAVLAMLITAAPIVAWRRSVRDEKRKRSAAGGGSSDASGGGSGAVAGGSDATAGSEGSSATAVGGGSPATAADQAAAPADGRAADPAATTEQTMQIALGGRHT
- a CDS encoding kelch motif-containing protein, whose translation is MKYRPSRRTRRVAIATAVVLALAGMNGPALYGFASEQYHQYVINKPEYKAKNGHWDVLDVPQKYRINTIHAALLHTGKVLLVAGSGNNAANFKAKSFRTVLWDPEKNTFKNIPTPKDLFCSGHTQLPDGKLLVAGGTQRYEKLNGDVKKAGGLMIIYNEDPDGPKTFPAGTLFTGKENGKTFAAKDPVVVPRAKKVTDRATGKVTVVHSEARVYVEALKDGPSHSTGTQDNYRIHGLTGADARNFYGIAQKLSFDKKDFQGIKDSFEFDPVAERYMPVDPMNEARWYPTLTTLQDGKVLSVSGLDEIGQVVPGKQEIYDPKTKKWRYLPKRRFFPTYPALFLTDQGRIFYTGSNAGYGPDNIGRTPGIWDLKSNKFQVVPGMSDPKILETSMSVLLPPAQEQRYMVLGGGGVGEDPKATDKTRIVDLHAPSPRFKDGPPLYAKARYPSSVILPDDTVLTTNGSGGYRGRSASNVLKAELYDPAANTAREVADPLVGRNYHSGGLLLPDGRVMTFGSDSLYADKDNTKPGVFQQQIDLYTPPYLYGKSRPKLTAGAAKTLKLGQRATYGAPHAAGIKKMRLMRPGSFTHVTNVEQRSIALDFTVTKDGKGVTVTLPKDPSLVPPGWYMLNAVDGEGTPSKAVWVKVAPERQ
- a CDS encoding glycoside hydrolase family 6 protein: MYGNLRRMAGVGSPGGSRDGRRRSAPAGATPSRAVVGALALLLLAGCSDSDSDGSVPDRPGQRPKSVAPFWVNPDSKAARQVSAYGKDGKSGDARLVNKIATQPVAEWIGVDDPQGEARGFTEAAAKADREALLVLYNIPHRDCGSYSKGGAADGNAYRAWLDGVLKGIGNRATTVILEPDALPHIADKCTPQQFHEERYALLTEAVGKLKALPRTKVYLDAGNPHWIKDPGRMVEPLKRAGIDRADGFALNISNYQTTAENTKYGKKLSAMVGGKRFVIDTSRNGNGPAPGGDDPENWCNPPGRALGAAPTTKTDDPQIAAYLWIKRPGESDGTCKGGPKAGTWWPKYALGLAHGAK
- a CDS encoding sortase domain-bontaining protein: MSADEEGRASAVGVTARPGVSGPDGNADGTRTVAAAPRGPGASRASGTPGTRKALNSLALPGAHAFPGPGPDAVAGPGAVTGRGSGAHTGTGPGPGPASTHRPGRLLGGVAWAVLLLGLWLWGRDLADEVAAQLATTGDVAAAGRPLGRQAPPHAHAPVPAATTARPVGITIDALGVREAGITERGLDGDGLLAPPPYTSPQPVGWYAEGPQPGEAGAALLVARTDAGGPEDGRRGIHAPDAQRAGFHRLSQLKPGEQVDIQRADGSTARFTIEDVQLYDRHRFDPRRAYAAHDRGRSELRLITEDISRTAAHGRQDGGESTHVIVVVSAYLTSYQEHRAP
- a CDS encoding HAD-IIA family hydrolase yields the protein MAERKPIESWLTDMDGVLMHEGIPVPGAEAFIKRLRESGKPFLVLTNNSIYTPRDLHARLNRIGLDVPWESIWTSALATAQFLDDQRPGGTAYVIGEAGLTTALHDIGYVLTDHSPDYVVLGETRTYSFEALTKAIRLINDGARFIATNPDETGPSPQGALPATGSVAALITKATGIDPYFVGKPNPLMMRHGLNVIGAHSETSAMIGDRMDTDVLAGLEAGMETFLVLTGLTRPEEVDRHPFRPSRVVDSIADLIDLV
- a CDS encoding ROK family transcriptional regulator, with the protein product MSSDDISPAGRAGRPGAGGKQGADGGPGITGGPAVTGAPGTPASPAATGNPGANLPALRGHNAALVLGLLRAAGEQGLSRLELAARTGLTPQAVSKITARLRAEGLAVEAGRRASTGGKPATVLRLVPGARHAVGLHLDRDELIAVLADLTGAAVAVRRAPLAFEAGAGPVLDTAAREVAALRAEAGGPPVLGAGVACPGPLDHTTGVLHRVTGVPRWDGFPLRGALAERLGLPVVLDKDTNAAALGLAQGMPAGAGSFGYLHLGTGLGAGLVLGGSLYRGPRTGAGEFGHQTVQWDGPRCGCGRRGCIEALCLAAVARGDLPGAAEVLGAGAANLVELLDIDRVLLGGRTVLENPDGFRSGVAGALDAQARARGRTAVPVALARGGAQVVADGAAELVLAPLFGGGSALRGGAGPVVAGQETRSG